A single region of the Halopiger xanaduensis SH-6 genome encodes:
- a CDS encoding RAD55 family ATPase has protein sequence MRLSTGVPGFDELVDGGLLRDRLYIVSGPPGSGKTTFCAQFLTKGAFNGETGLYVSMHESEQELVADMSSFQFGFDQAVNAGQMKFMDVFASETKRFFSSSSRGGSDGPDNVENLTNKLVSYIESNGVERVVIDSTMLLEYYFSDEVDQLITFLSKLKRADATVLVVSEMTDPTSYSDGHYLAHGVLFMHNYLESGGMTRGLQLIKMRGTEIDCDIHHLEFTDRGLRVHPDQKIQS, from the coding sequence ATGCGACTCTCCACGGGAGTCCCGGGGTTCGACGAGTTAGTCGACGGCGGGCTGTTGCGGGACCGGCTCTACATCGTGAGCGGCCCGCCGGGGAGCGGCAAAACGACCTTCTGCGCGCAGTTTCTCACCAAGGGCGCGTTCAACGGCGAAACGGGGCTGTACGTGAGCATGCACGAGTCCGAGCAGGAACTCGTCGCGGACATGTCGTCGTTCCAGTTCGGCTTCGATCAGGCCGTCAACGCGGGCCAGATGAAGTTCATGGACGTCTTCGCGAGCGAGACCAAGCGGTTCTTCTCCTCGTCGTCCCGCGGCGGCAGCGACGGCCCCGACAACGTGGAGAATCTCACGAACAAACTCGTCTCCTATATCGAATCGAACGGCGTCGAGCGGGTCGTCATCGACTCGACGATGCTGCTCGAGTACTACTTCTCCGACGAGGTCGACCAGCTGATCACGTTCCTGTCGAAGCTCAAACGCGCCGACGCGACGGTGCTGGTCGTCTCCGAGATGACCGATCCGACATCCTACTCCGACGGCCACTACCTCGCCCACGGCGTCCTGTTCATGCACAACTACCTCGAGTCGGGCGGCATGACCCGCGGGCTCCAGCTCATCAAGATGCGCGGGACGGAAATCGACTGCGACATCCACCACCTCGAGTTCACCGACCGCGGGCTTCGGGTGCATCCGGACCAGAAGATCCAGAGTTAG